Genomic segment of Coffea arabica cultivar ET-39 chromosome 1e, Coffea Arabica ET-39 HiFi, whole genome shotgun sequence:
TCATATCATCCACTCCACCAGCAGGAGCTTCTTCATCTTTGGGATAGATCTTTGACAATTTCTCAACGACCTGGTTGGATTAGACAAATATGCATGAGTGGATAATACAGTTCCAAATTACAGATTTCCCAAAAACATCTTAACAGCTTAAATTACAGTGAAATGCCAAAAGAAGAATTCCGCAAGTTTCAAATTAGCAAAAACACTGCTTAGGTTGTAGAAGAAGCAACAAGAACcctaaatttttttcaaaagaaatatTCCATCAAGCATGTAAAATGCCCTTTGATTTCTTGTAAGCAGCCCAAAAGAAAAGATGGAGATCAAAGAAAGCCTGTCTCTTTAAtcatcccttttatttttgtgaaaaaCTGGAGATATtcaggaaaggaaaaaagacaAAGGAAGGAGGACGTTCATAAggtaataaaaagaaaaaaggaaattagCACATGTTATTGATAAAAAATAACATTCATCCAGATGAAGCACTTTACTACAAATACTTATTCACAGAGAATCAAtgtaatcaaccattcaaacaattttgtgtggaaaaattaaaaaagataaCTTATTTTCTAGAATAAGCCGTTTTGCACAGTTAACGAATCTAGGATACTCTTCATTGCCAATTCAAGGAATTCGTGATTAGACTTTGAATGCTACTCTACATCTGATCAGGTTTAGTAGTTGCATGTAAACAATGGATTGCCTCCTATATGCCTGGAAGCAACTGCTCTTGAAAAGATCATTTTGCAGACCACAGACTCAATTGAGTTTATATTCACTACTGCAGAAGAGCTTGGCCTACCGTCCTCCCATCAGACAACTGGATCTCAACTTCATTTCCATTTATCTTAGTTACTTGTCCATCTATCCAAGCAACAGATGGGTCTTCAACCCAAACATGACTCCCAACAATGATATTTACTGGAGTACCCTGCACGTGAAAGTCAGCTTTCTTGTCATAACCTGAGATCTTGAATAAGGATGAGCTATGCAATTGAAGCAACGGAAGTGCCTAGAACTTATTAAATACTAAATAATTGGGGGAAGAATTCAATATGCATTTCCAGAAAAGTTGTCGACAACCCGAATACTTAATAATTTGAGTCTAGAATGTACAGGTTTTCTTTTAGAATGTGAGTTTGTAAACAAAAATTTCACTGTTAATTTGGTTATAAATCCTCCTCCGTAGTTGAGTTCATCATCAAAGTAAGATACCTGGCTCATGAAGTTGAATAAGCTATAAAAGAACACTGCTATCCCCTGAGCTAAGGTGGTAGCACTACAATGTAACACTTGCTCTAAATCCACCAACAGTACTTCAGCAGAATGTTTACACAAAACTACTCTTGATTGACCGTCCAAAGCATAGGTTTTAACAAGCCAAACCATATGACCTATCCGGGTTAAACCCCATCAACCCCAGTTAAGTTGGTAATCTGCTGTAAATTAGACACCAACAACACTTGCTACTAcattttaataaaatatcatCCCATACCAGTTATTCAGAGAACAGCCCCAAATTCACTCCTAAGGAACTATGACAAATTACGTAGACACATAAAAGCATGTCCATACGATAAACTCAAAGATTAAGCTGAAACCAGAGAGAGACAACATTGGAATACTGTAAACAATCTTCGGATCCTTTCTCAAGATTAAAACGTTACAATAATCAGCATGAGCACAATATAGCATTAATAATTTGGAAAAGTTTAATACCATTTACAAATTTAGGAGGAAAAAAGTCAGTCCTTCACCGTCCAAACATATCCCTACGACTCTCAATCTTGAGAGAACAAACTCACGAATCCGCAAATGGTTTCGCACAAGTTGACTAATCGGAGAAGACGTCGGAATCTTGAAGAATCAGCGGAGATTGAAGGAGCAGTACGATCGGCAAATAATAAAGaggtgattttttatttttttttgcggGTTTTCCCTTTTGGTTCTTTTTGGGGCTTGAGGACAAATCTGGTGGAATGACCGTTGATTGATGATGGATAATCTTGGTTGTCTGATCTCCTTCTGGGTATGGAACCAAGTTCCCAGACAGATACGTCGTGTAGAGCTGACATTATTTTGAGAAGCCTACGCGATCGGAGTGCAGGTTGAATTCTTCGCCGATTGATCTCAGGGTCTTGTGGTTCTCTTTCACTCTTGTGTGCGAGTCATTCCGCTGGAGTTTTTGGCGGGACGGTAgtgtatgtatatgtgtgtgtacatatatatatatatatatcttgactggaccttgttttgtttaattaagtatCATCATTGTCGTcaaactttctcttctttttttaaaaattttattttaataaaacgacgttgttttaaaaaaaaaaaaactataactTATCGAAAATCTGAAACATATTAACGTTTTCAATAAAGGGAaaaattccttcaaaaaaaatgaaggaaaaaaagttGTATTCCATAAGTGCTTTTTCAAATAATAGTTCAATACTTTACtgtaaaaaggttaaaaaaatagTTGTCTGATATTCCACTACTCATCTTCGTGATACACAATTGTAAGTGAGAAGTGGCACATGTTATGTTTTCATAACAAACAAATATTGTACTCCCTtggtcccactttgatagtcctgttttcctttttagtctgtcccaaattgtagtctactttccaattgaagaatgtagttgtattttaattttcttaaaatgcccttattcaatgtaagttgttgttactataaacctaccctatttaatgagagttgattctttttttaccatcaatttttttttttttttttttttcaaaacgacAACATTCTATTGAAGTATGGAAACCAAATTACAAAAGTCTGGGCAACTGCCCTTACACTCCATCTGCACCAGATCATGCAGCCACGCTGGGAAGACCTCCTTCCATTCAGCAGAAAATTCTAAGCTAATTGCCAATTTGGCTAGCGTATGACTAACAAAGTTGTTAACTCTCCTAGTGAAAGTAAAACAACATTCATCAAAAAATTCCTGAGTACTCCTAATATCCTCAATCACCACTGACTCAATCCTCTCTGTACCTTCCCTGTTAAGTTCTTCCACAATCTGTAAACAATCTACCTCAAACACCACCTTCTTCCACCCCTGTCGCTTTGCCAACTTtgtttttttaccatcaattcaagttcccataaagttgtactctatttaatgtgagggtattttaggaaaatatcaatctaaatttacttttccaacaaagttaactactttttcttaaactgtgtgaaaaaataaataggactatcaaagtggaacgGAGGGAGTACTACGTTATTGTTATGAAAAACATAATTAATATCCCTATGACCTTGAAATTTTACCTTAGAACCTTGAAATTTCGAGAAAGGATTAAATGTCGGCAACAAAAGACTTGAAATTTTACCTTAAGACTTgtcaatcttgaaattttgagaaaggATTAAATGAGGTAATTAATATCCAAAGgcataatttcataaaccttccttgaggtttctaacaattttgcTGAGTTCCCTTAAGATCAACAAAATTATAGGTACCTctcttgatttgatagttttagcaACCAAATCTTAAAATAACATTGAgttggtcaaatttttaatgAATACCGTAAATGCCCCTGcttaatgaattttgatttaattccTTTTGCAATTGTAAGATTATATCTAGCACAATTATAAAGAACATGTGCCAATTTTTCTTTATGTCCATATCTATTGTTTGATAATTaactataataataaatttGTTACTATGATAAAATACTTTTGATGGTGTTTCACTAGGGATTTATACTTATAAAATAGAGAAGAAAGTGTTAAAATAATTCTTTTcaaatttgtgaaatttttgagTAGTGGAATTACCATAATTTAGTAATAATTTTAGGTCATTTCTTTTTGATTTCTTGTtaattttgatacaaaaaaaaaagaaaataaagatcaGCAAATACGTTGTATCGCATTTAAAGTTAACTCATTAGCTGGACAATTGGTTTCGATAGAAGTTAAAAGCAATAGTAGTAGTTCCATGATTTTGTTggcataaaaaaaatgaataaataagaggaataacaaaaaaataataaatttaaaacTCATTCTTAGTATATGCATACAAACAagagaatttcattaaaatatttaagggtagtgttgtcattttaaatgacaaTTGAGGTATGTACAATTTTTAAAAGTTCAAGGGAACTcggtgaaattgtcaaaaacctcaaggaGGAATCTGATATTATCCCATATCTATATATTAAGGGAAATGAGGGAGTTTGATTTGATGTAAATATTTTATTGTCACTTTATGTACTTACATATTTATTTTCATATAAAGTAGTTTTAATTGCATTAACATCCCAAAAGCGTGTTGTCAACATAATTATCTATAAGCATTCTTAATTTACCatttaaacatatttttcaatataAACTACCCTTAAGTAGTAATTGGCAACATAACACAAACCAatttaaaagattaaagtttgcattaacaataaaaaaaatttatttaaaatttattcaTCATAAATATTACGCATTTCTTTATCCATCACTAATAGGAATATATGTGTTTACACGCATAATTGATTGGTACAAGTGAAATTGTTTCTTGCAATGCAAACAGGTATTGGTATTGTAGTTAGAATACAAAAAGAAATTGTGGAGGCTTTGCAACAAACAATTACACAATCCTTTTATATGTACTGTTTATTTAAGTAGCTCGTTTCAGGTGAGTTGCCCATCAGGTGCAacataagatgcaaatttagtTGCAAGTCAGGAGTTCAAAACTTTGCatttataataaaattcaaCGAGTGTAAAGGTAGGAGCCACTCCCTCTAACACTTTGACCTAATTGGGTCCTCTTATAGATAGATTAGTGTAGGATTAGCCCCATTGACCATGCTAGATCCTCTACTAAATAAGTTTGAGTAGGAGTAATGTAAGAGTTAACTatttggggggaaaaaaaaaactagggaTGGTTAATTGTACAAAGTACCCTTGAACCGTTACCAGAACATCACTTTACATTGCACGCTTATCGGATCATGACAATTGAGAGCCCTCTCGAGTCTTGTGTTTGTTAAGATGTGTGACAGCAGTAAAATGAGCAGTTATCTGAGTTTCAGGTGGTACTAATTTGCTCTCTCAGAGATTAAGATTAACCTTTTTGGCCCCAATGCCTTCTTTTAGGTAATAGTAGCCATTCTAACCCTTACCTACAAAAGCAAACGTAATTTCTATGTTTTAAGAGCAAATAATTTGAATGGCCatcaaacttttggaatcgtgGAATTTTGACCATTGAATTATTAAAAGTTTGGTTTTGACTATTAAACTATCTAAAGTTTAGATTTCAAACCATTTCGTTATATTTCATCGTTAAACATGAGTCATGACAAATTTGAGTGCTCGCATAATTCACgagacaaaaagaaaagagcatAATTTAGTGGTCAAAACTCGATTAAATCTGAAGGAATAGTCTGAAATCTAAACTTTAGATAGTTCAGTGATCAAAATTCGATGATTCTAAAAGTTCAGCGGCCCTCTGAATAATTTGCTCATATTTTAAACTATCTCTGGTGTTCTATAAAGAAAGCTTTGTTCTATAGGTATTCCTAATGCATGCCGATAGGGTTCTAAAATTGCCATCAATCATTGGCGTGcacacaatttcacaaaaaagtTACTTTTTCACCAAATATGTAATAGGGTTTGATTAATGGGTACACTCATTAATGGAGACAttaactaataatttttttgaaaaataagatCAAATTTAAAAAGTGTCAACTTACAAGGGGACAATAAATGTCAGTTTGTACATTCACACGATAAGATGAATATAATTTGAGTATATTGATGAATACCTACTCATTAGAAAAACCCTATATGACACAATACTCACTATTATTAATTTTAACGCCTCAtccacttttttatctcatagcTCTATATATACGATATTAGTAAATGGTACAAAGGATGAGCACCCCACAAAAAGAGTGTGAGCCTGATATAATGGGGGTGTTTGGAACCCAAGTTTTTGAGCAAGTTTGTTTGCTACTAGTTTTTatacaacttttgctacaggaacccaaaAAACTCACGGTCCCCTTGTTAAACTTTTAGCAAAACGACATCGTTTTGCCGCATCTTGTTTTGAAACTCCAAAACACTTTGCCAGACAGAAGCGGTGCCCTGTACACTTGGACTGTTCGTCGTTTTTGAGCTCACAGAAGCGTTGCCCTAGACAGCGCCGGGGAGGGGGATTTTTCCACGCACCAGATTGCAGGAAGGGGGAGGAGAGGGGAaggctgaaaattgcaaaaaaaaaaaaaaaaaaaaaaattgactagCTTGTGGAGGAGGTGCGCCTTGACTGTCGGGCGAGGGaagagggagggggaagggcaagggggaggagaaggggaaaggAATGAGAGGGGTGGCGGGAGGTGGCATTGGAGGAGGTGCTGGTGAAGGAGCCGATGGTGGTGTTGGAGTTGGAGGAGGTACAGGTAGTGGTGGTGGTGCTGGTGGTGGCGTTGGAGGAGGTGCTGGTGGAGACGTAGGTGGTGGTGCAGGGGCTGGGGCTGGTGGTGGAGTTGGAGGTGGAGCAGGCGGGAGAGTAGGAGGAGGGGCTGGTGGAGGCATTGGTGGTGGTGCCGGAGGTGGAGCAGGTGGAGGCGTGGGAGGAGGGGCTGGAGGAGGCTTTGGCGGAGGTGCTGGAGGTGGGGCCGGTGGCGGAGTAGGGGATGGAGCAGGCTGATGGGAGGCTGCGTTGCTGCATTGTTGCTGCGTCTGCGTTGCTGTtgggatgaagaagaagaagataggaaagaaaagaaaaaggaaagaaagaaaaagaaaaagaaagagaaagagaaaaaaaaaggaaatttttttttttcaccttacaaaaacttctataaaaaagtttttcacctcataaaaatttctacaaaattttttcaaaaacttctacagtgcactacagtaaagttttagacaaactcccaaaaaactcaggttcgaAACAGGCCCAATATTCTAATATTGTCCTTTTGGTTATGAAATAATGATAAGATATGGATGTCCGTTGATATTCTCTAGATGTGGCTGTCCGTTGATATTCTCAAGAAGGATTACAAGATGAAGATGTCCGTTTGCATTCTCAAGATGATAGTCACATGTATTCTCCCTAGATTCATTGGTACATTGGATGAACTCATTTATGGATGTACTTGATGTACTAAATTCATGTATTAGTACTTAATAGGGTTCATGTACCTTCTATCTTGGATCACCTATATATAGGGGTGAATCCTACTTCATTTACAATATTGAAACCTGGAAGTACTTTGATCagtaaatataataatattctATCTCTCACTCTACTATTTCAATCCCTACTTTGggagtttattttattagtttcacaacacgttatcagcacgagTCTCTAATTTGAGTGAAGGAAAGGCACGAAGCAAAAGTGAAGCACGAAACGTGTCAAGATTTTGCCCGAACAACTTTTGGCTACTTATCAAGGTAATATTCTTTCCTACGAATCTATTGCATAGTCTTATGGCTAATCTCACAAAACAAGAGTTCGTACCTCTTGatatttctggaaaaaattatttatcgTGGGTATTGGATGTTGAAATTCATCTTGAGGCAATGGGTCTTGGTAATACTATTGTTGATGAGAATGATGCCTCAAACCAAGACCGTGCTAAGGCCATGATTTTCCTTCGTCGTCATTTAGATGAAGGACTAAAAGTAGAGTATCTTACTGTCAAAGATCCTCTTGTCCTTTGGCGAGATTTGAAAGAAAGATACGATCACCTGAAGTTGGTCGTTCTTCCAAAGGTCCGATATGATTGGCTCCACTTACGACTACAAGATTTCAAATCTGTCAACGAATATAATTCAGCCATGTTCAGAATTACTTCTCAATTATCATTGTGTGGCGAAAAAGTCACTGATGAAAACATGTTAGAGAAAACATTCTCTACTTTTCATGTCTCTAATATGCTCCTGCAGCAGCAATATAGAGAGAgaggatttaaaaaatattctgaacTTATTGCATGTCTTCTGTTGGctgaacaaaataatgaattacTGCTGAAAAATCATGAGTCCCGACCAACTGGTGCAAGTCCATTCCTTGAAGCGAATGGgactcaatttcaaaattctggtcgaggtcgtggacgtggccgtagAGGTGGCCGTGGAAGAAGCCGTGGCCGTGGACGTGATCGTAGTAGATTTGTGCCTCGTGAAGATTATAGCCGTGGCAAGCAACAAAATATTTcccaaaaaggagaaaataacTACGATCCgaaagaaggagaaaagaaagtttatgaagaaaaatgctaCCGATGTGGTATGGAAGGTCACTGGTCCCGTACCTGTCGTACGGCTGAACATCTTGTTGACCTTTATCAAGCATCATTGAAAAAGAAGGACAAAGATGTCGAGACAAATTTTATCGACCAAAAGAatgataatgatgatgatgatgatgatactGACATGACACATCTGGATGTTGCCGATTTCTTTGAGCATCCTGAAGATGCAAAATGATcatatatttaatatttgtCTAGATGTTTGATATGTTGTTAGTCTTGCAGAATTGTCAATTACTTTGATATGTTGTTTGATAGGTTGTTAGTTTTAATTTACTTTGCATATGTCTATTCTCGTATCTTTTATCAATATttagtttcatttattttcttcctgaagaagaaatggatgcCAAATGTTTGGGATCAAATAATGGTGATGATAACATTTGTCTCGTTAATAGTGCTTCTGCGCGCACTATATTGACAAATAAAagatatttttcttctttggaaATGGGAGAGACAAATTTAATACCATCAGTGGTAGTGCAAAATTAATTGAGAG
This window contains:
- the LOC113696224 gene encoding uncharacterized protein, coding for MGLGNTIVDENDASNQDRAKAMIFLRRHLDEGLKVEYLTVKDPLVLWRDLKERYDHLKLVVLPKVRYDWLHLRLQDFKSVNEYNSAMFRITSQLSLCGEKVTDENMLEKTFSTFHVSNMLLQQQYRERGFKKYSELIACLLLAEQNNELLLKNHESRPTGASPFLEANGTQFQNSGRGRGRGRRGGRGRSRGRGRDRSRFVPREDYSRGKQQNISQKGENNYDPKEGEKKVYEEKCYRCGMEGHWSRTCRTAEHLVDLYQASLKKKDKDVETNFIDQKNDNDDDDDDTDMTHLDVADFFEHPEDAK